One region of Oncorhynchus tshawytscha isolate Ot180627B unplaced genomic scaffold, Otsh_v2.0 Un_scaffold_88_pilon_pilon, whole genome shotgun sequence genomic DNA includes:
- the LOC112240780 gene encoding tubulin polymerization-promoting protein isoform X2 — MGTTCTKKLRESPTPSSVEGETNYCSAMADPIKLADPKLAELRDSMADFTVQTAKHSNSPISFTPLRPPSEQQSKDRASKRLSSESNGTSEGGAGSRTPVEITALEESFRRFAIHGDTRATGKDMHGKNWSKLCKDCGVIDGKTVTLTDVDIVFTKVKKKSCRTITFDEFKAAVGELASKRFKEKTGEEAEGEVFRMIEGKKPVIKGVTRAVASPTVSRLTDTTKFTGSHKERFDESGRGKGKAGRVDMVDTSGYVAGYKHLGSYEKKVTKPTGPPGAGPPGAGHSGGGPPGAGPPRAGPPGAKPV; from the exons ATGGGAACGACTTG TACAAAGAAACTAAGAGAGTCACCTACTCCAAGCAGTGTAGAGGGGGAAACCAACTACTGCAGCGCCATGGCTGACCCAATAAAGCTGGCTGACCCAAAGCTGGCTGAACTAAG AGACAGCATGGCAGATTTTACAGTTCAGACGGCCAAGCACTCCAACTCTCCAATCTCCTTCACTCCCCTGCGGCCGCCCAGCGAACAGCAGTCCAAGGACCGGGCCTCCAAAAGGCTTTCCTCCGAGTCCAACGGGACCAGCGAGGGTGGGGCAGGGTCGCGGACGCCCGTGGAGATAACCGCACTGGAGGAGTCGTTTCGGCGCTTCGCCATCCACGGCGACACACGTGCCACAGGAAAGGACATGCATGGCAAGAACTGGTCCAAGCTGTGCAAGGACTGCGGCGTCATCGACGGAAAAACTGTCACCCTCACGGACGTGGATATCGTCTTCACTAAAGTCAA GAAGAAATCCTGTCGCACCATCACGTTTGACGAGTTCAAGGCAGCGGTGGGAGAGCTGGCCAGCAAGAGATTCAAGGAGAAAACGGGAGAGGAGGCGGAGGGGGAGGTCTTCAGGATGATTGAGGGGAAGAAACCGGTCATTAAAGGAGTCACG AGAGCGGTGGCTTCTCCGACCGTGTCTCGTCTGACGGACACGACCAAGTTCACTGGGTCACACAAGGAGCGATTTGACGAGAGTGGCCGTGGGAAGGGGAAGGCAGGTCGTGTGGACATGGTGGACACATCCGGGTACGTCGCAGGATACAAACACCTCGGGTCATATGAGAAGAAAGTCACCAAGCCCACCGGGCCCCCTGGAGCTGGGCCCCCTGGAGCCGGGCACTCTGGAGGAGGGCCCCCTGGAGCCGGGCCCCCTAGAGCCGGGCCCCCTGGAGCCAAACCAGTGTGA
- the LOC112240780 gene encoding tubulin polymerization-promoting protein isoform X3, giving the protein MRNRSTKKLRESPTPSSVEGETNYCSAMADPIKLADPKLAELRDSMADFTVQTAKHSNSPISFTPLRPPSEQQSKDRASKRLSSESNGTSEGGAGSRTPVEITALEESFRRFAIHGDTRATGKDMHGKNWSKLCKDCGVIDGKTVTLTDVDIVFTKVKKKSCRTITFDEFKAAVGELASKRFKEKTGEEAEGEVFRMIEGKKPVIKGVTRAVASPTVSRLTDTTKFTGSHKERFDESGRGKGKAGRVDMVDTSGYVAGYKHLGSYEKKVTKPTGPPGAGPPGAGHSGGGPPGAGPPRAGPPGAKPV; this is encoded by the exons ATGAGAAACAGGAG TACAAAGAAACTAAGAGAGTCACCTACTCCAAGCAGTGTAGAGGGGGAAACCAACTACTGCAGCGCCATGGCTGACCCAATAAAGCTGGCTGACCCAAAGCTGGCTGAACTAAG AGACAGCATGGCAGATTTTACAGTTCAGACGGCCAAGCACTCCAACTCTCCAATCTCCTTCACTCCCCTGCGGCCGCCCAGCGAACAGCAGTCCAAGGACCGGGCCTCCAAAAGGCTTTCCTCCGAGTCCAACGGGACCAGCGAGGGTGGGGCAGGGTCGCGGACGCCCGTGGAGATAACCGCACTGGAGGAGTCGTTTCGGCGCTTCGCCATCCACGGCGACACACGTGCCACAGGAAAGGACATGCATGGCAAGAACTGGTCCAAGCTGTGCAAGGACTGCGGCGTCATCGACGGAAAAACTGTCACCCTCACGGACGTGGATATCGTCTTCACTAAAGTCAA GAAGAAATCCTGTCGCACCATCACGTTTGACGAGTTCAAGGCAGCGGTGGGAGAGCTGGCCAGCAAGAGATTCAAGGAGAAAACGGGAGAGGAGGCGGAGGGGGAGGTCTTCAGGATGATTGAGGGGAAGAAACCGGTCATTAAAGGAGTCACG AGAGCGGTGGCTTCTCCGACCGTGTCTCGTCTGACGGACACGACCAAGTTCACTGGGTCACACAAGGAGCGATTTGACGAGAGTGGCCGTGGGAAGGGGAAGGCAGGTCGTGTGGACATGGTGGACACATCCGGGTACGTCGCAGGATACAAACACCTCGGGTCATATGAGAAGAAAGTCACCAAGCCCACCGGGCCCCCTGGAGCTGGGCCCCCTGGAGCCGGGCACTCTGGAGGAGGGCCCCCTGGAGCCGGGCCCCCTAGAGCCGGGCCCCCTGGAGCCAAACCAGTGTGA
- the LOC112240780 gene encoding tubulin polymerization-promoting protein isoform X1, with amino-acid sequence MIITSCRLDSLEGTKKLRESPTPSSVEGETNYCSAMADPIKLADPKLAELRDSMADFTVQTAKHSNSPISFTPLRPPSEQQSKDRASKRLSSESNGTSEGGAGSRTPVEITALEESFRRFAIHGDTRATGKDMHGKNWSKLCKDCGVIDGKTVTLTDVDIVFTKVKKKSCRTITFDEFKAAVGELASKRFKEKTGEEAEGEVFRMIEGKKPVIKGVTRAVASPTVSRLTDTTKFTGSHKERFDESGRGKGKAGRVDMVDTSGYVAGYKHLGSYEKKVTKPTGPPGAGPPGAGHSGGGPPGAGPPRAGPPGAKPV; translated from the exons TACAAAGAAACTAAGAGAGTCACCTACTCCAAGCAGTGTAGAGGGGGAAACCAACTACTGCAGCGCCATGGCTGACCCAATAAAGCTGGCTGACCCAAAGCTGGCTGAACTAAG AGACAGCATGGCAGATTTTACAGTTCAGACGGCCAAGCACTCCAACTCTCCAATCTCCTTCACTCCCCTGCGGCCGCCCAGCGAACAGCAGTCCAAGGACCGGGCCTCCAAAAGGCTTTCCTCCGAGTCCAACGGGACCAGCGAGGGTGGGGCAGGGTCGCGGACGCCCGTGGAGATAACCGCACTGGAGGAGTCGTTTCGGCGCTTCGCCATCCACGGCGACACACGTGCCACAGGAAAGGACATGCATGGCAAGAACTGGTCCAAGCTGTGCAAGGACTGCGGCGTCATCGACGGAAAAACTGTCACCCTCACGGACGTGGATATCGTCTTCACTAAAGTCAA GAAGAAATCCTGTCGCACCATCACGTTTGACGAGTTCAAGGCAGCGGTGGGAGAGCTGGCCAGCAAGAGATTCAAGGAGAAAACGGGAGAGGAGGCGGAGGGGGAGGTCTTCAGGATGATTGAGGGGAAGAAACCGGTCATTAAAGGAGTCACG AGAGCGGTGGCTTCTCCGACCGTGTCTCGTCTGACGGACACGACCAAGTTCACTGGGTCACACAAGGAGCGATTTGACGAGAGTGGCCGTGGGAAGGGGAAGGCAGGTCGTGTGGACATGGTGGACACATCCGGGTACGTCGCAGGATACAAACACCTCGGGTCATATGAGAAGAAAGTCACCAAGCCCACCGGGCCCCCTGGAGCTGGGCCCCCTGGAGCCGGGCACTCTGGAGGAGGGCCCCCTGGAGCCGGGCCCCCTAGAGCCGGGCCCCCTGGAGCCAAACCAGTGTGA
- the LOC112240780 gene encoding tubulin polymerization-promoting protein isoform X4, with protein sequence MADPIKLADPKLAELRDSMADFTVQTAKHSNSPISFTPLRPPSEQQSKDRASKRLSSESNGTSEGGAGSRTPVEITALEESFRRFAIHGDTRATGKDMHGKNWSKLCKDCGVIDGKTVTLTDVDIVFTKVKKKSCRTITFDEFKAAVGELASKRFKEKTGEEAEGEVFRMIEGKKPVIKGVTRAVASPTVSRLTDTTKFTGSHKERFDESGRGKGKAGRVDMVDTSGYVAGYKHLGSYEKKVTKPTGPPGAGPPGAGHSGGGPPGAGPPRAGPPGAKPV encoded by the exons ATGGCTGACCCAATAAAGCTGGCTGACCCAAAGCTGGCTGAACTAAG AGACAGCATGGCAGATTTTACAGTTCAGACGGCCAAGCACTCCAACTCTCCAATCTCCTTCACTCCCCTGCGGCCGCCCAGCGAACAGCAGTCCAAGGACCGGGCCTCCAAAAGGCTTTCCTCCGAGTCCAACGGGACCAGCGAGGGTGGGGCAGGGTCGCGGACGCCCGTGGAGATAACCGCACTGGAGGAGTCGTTTCGGCGCTTCGCCATCCACGGCGACACACGTGCCACAGGAAAGGACATGCATGGCAAGAACTGGTCCAAGCTGTGCAAGGACTGCGGCGTCATCGACGGAAAAACTGTCACCCTCACGGACGTGGATATCGTCTTCACTAAAGTCAA GAAGAAATCCTGTCGCACCATCACGTTTGACGAGTTCAAGGCAGCGGTGGGAGAGCTGGCCAGCAAGAGATTCAAGGAGAAAACGGGAGAGGAGGCGGAGGGGGAGGTCTTCAGGATGATTGAGGGGAAGAAACCGGTCATTAAAGGAGTCACG AGAGCGGTGGCTTCTCCGACCGTGTCTCGTCTGACGGACACGACCAAGTTCACTGGGTCACACAAGGAGCGATTTGACGAGAGTGGCCGTGGGAAGGGGAAGGCAGGTCGTGTGGACATGGTGGACACATCCGGGTACGTCGCAGGATACAAACACCTCGGGTCATATGAGAAGAAAGTCACCAAGCCCACCGGGCCCCCTGGAGCTGGGCCCCCTGGAGCCGGGCACTCTGGAGGAGGGCCCCCTGGAGCCGGGCCCCCTAGAGCCGGGCCCCCTGGAGCCAAACCAGTGTGA
- the cep72 gene encoding centrosomal protein of 72 kDa isoform X3 — protein sequence MHFSSDYVLRPQQTSSSETDITDQRSSKLRMASVNRLAKKLSVLDDNADIVLNLVAKSNWDQSEPLFLTGSSHKEPESQLYHQIREESCHSQSNGQRLREGSRRKGSSSSLKTSEGPRVTFNPRVEKHSGTSSGREEREKLPKHLRVTAKGHFTPHPDKVDQQKSSLVKIRPPSPGSPCPSRSDATNPILHPPRLSYHNTQQTAGGSTSPQKHAKQQKGSYRKPMEMLLSLVDKHWTGERPLHHDNNFLSQAVQILSMMERDVSGGEAEVRTLRGNVEELKEQAEIRDQDHRTEIHRLTTQLEEAHMSVDSLNEQLRILLEDNVSLQKQMIRLEKQYLNSMMKSSPNIEICEKQAEVDELRKKVSELREQVEEGERVKELAGMLQENHRSLVATNEHLLSELEGTGRRL from the exons ATGCATTTCTCCTCAGACTATGTGCTCAGACCCCAACAGACGAGCTCCTCGGAGACAGACATCACTGACCAGag GAGCAGTAAGCTGAGGATGGCCTCAGTAAATCGCCTGGCCAAGAAGCTCTCTGTCCTGGATGACAACGCTGACATAGTGTTGAACCTTGTCGCTAAGAGCAACTGGGACCAAAGTGAACCTCTGTTCCTGACTGGCTCTTCCCACAAGGAGCCAGAGTCCCAGCTCTATCATCAGATCAGAGAGGAGT CTTGTCATTCCCAGTCCAATGGTCAACGTTTAAGAGAAGGATCTCGAAGGAAAGGTTCTTCCTCCTCGTTGAAAACGTCAGAGGGGCCGAGGGTAACCTTTAACCCCCGCGTAGAGAAACACAGCGGGACTAGCTCTGGACGGGAGGAgcgagagaaactccccaaacacctGCGAGTCACAGCCAAGGGCCACTTCACCCCTCACCCTG ATAAAGTTGACCAGCAGAAGTCTTCCTTAGTGAAGATCCGCCCCCCCAGTCCAGGAAGTCCCTGTCCCAGTAGGTCTGATGCCACCAACCCCATCCTGCACCCTCCCAGACTGTCCTACCATAACAcccagcagacagcagggggctcCACCTCACCACAGAAACATGCCAAGCAACAGAAG GGAAGCTATAGGAAACCAATGGAGATGCTGCTGAGCCTAGTGGACAAGCACTGGACAGGGGAGAGGCCTCTGCACCATGACAACAACTTCCTCT CTCAGGCAGTCCAGATCCTGTCCATGATGGAACGAGACGTCTCCGGTGGAGAAGCCGAGGTCAGGACGTTGAGAGGGAACGTTGAAGAGCTGAAGGAGCAGGCAGAGATACGAGACCAAGACCACAGGACAGAGATACATAGACTAACTACACAGCTGGAGGAAGCACACATGTCTGTT GACAGTTTGAATGAGCAGCTGAGGATACTATTGGAGGATAACGTCTCTCTACAGAAGCAGATGATCAGATTAGAAAAACAATATCTCAACTCTATGATGAAAAGTTCACCCAACATTGAGATATGTG AGAAACAGGCAGAGGTGGATGAGCTGAGGAAGAAGGTATCAGAGCTGAGGGAGCAggttgaggagggggagagagtcaaGGAGCTGGCAGGTATGCTGCAGGAGAACCATAG GTCACTGGTTGCAACTAATGAGCATTTGCTGAGTGAATTGGAGGGGACTGGGAGACGGCTctga
- the cep72 gene encoding centrosomal protein of 72 kDa isoform X1 has protein sequence MAALLTTVTEQWIREKLHLNHHCLADVRSLSIPGSYKEKIRHLGISLKNFVRLKTLNLSCNALISVEGVQHLKRLERLNLYYNSIPSLQEVKVLWQLTALRELDLRLNPLAKTDPHYRLYFVHALSNLRRLDDCPVRDSERRASIMHFSSDYVLRPQQTSSSETDITDQRSSKLRMASVNRLAKKLSVLDDNADIVLNLVAKSNWDQSEPLFLTGSSHKEPESQLYHQIREESCHSQSNGQRLREGSRRKGSSSSLKTSEGPRVTFNPRVEKHSGTSSGREEREKLPKHLRVTAKGHFTPHPDKVDQQKSSLVKIRPPSPGSPCPSRSDATNPILHPPRLSYHNTQQTAGGSTSPQKHAKQQKGSYRKPMEMLLSLVDKHWTGERPLHHDNNFLSQAVQILSMMERDVSGGEAEVRTLRGNVEELKEQAEIRDQDHRTEIHRLTTQLEEAHMSVDSLNEQLRILLEDNVSLQKQMIRLEKQYLNSMMKSSPNIEICEKQAEVDELRKKVSELREQVEEGERVKELAGMLQENHRSLVATNEHLLSELEGTGRRL, from the exons ATGGCGGCGCTGTTGACAACAGTAACAGAGCAGTGGATACGAGAGAAGCTACATCTAAATCACCATTGCCTTG CAGATGTGAGATCACTGAGCATCCCAGGATCATACAAGGAGAAAATCAGACATCTGGGAATCTCACTAAAGAACTTTGTCCGTTTGAAAACCCTCAACCTCTCCTGTAATGCACTAATCTCTGTCGAG GGGGTCCAACACTTGAAGAGGCTGGAGAGGCTGAACTTGTACTACAACAGCATTCCCTCCCTTCAGGAGGTCAAAGTGCTCTGGCAGCTGACTGctctgagagagctggacctgaggcTCAACCCTCTGGCTAAAACAGATCCACACTACCGCCTGTACTTTGTGCACGCACTGTCCAACCTTCGCAGACTTG ATGACTGTCCAGTCAGGGACAGTGAGAGAAGAGCTTCAATCATGCATTTCTCCTCAGACTATGTGCTCAGACCCCAACAGACGAGCTCCTCGGAGACAGACATCACTGACCAGag GAGCAGTAAGCTGAGGATGGCCTCAGTAAATCGCCTGGCCAAGAAGCTCTCTGTCCTGGATGACAACGCTGACATAGTGTTGAACCTTGTCGCTAAGAGCAACTGGGACCAAAGTGAACCTCTGTTCCTGACTGGCTCTTCCCACAAGGAGCCAGAGTCCCAGCTCTATCATCAGATCAGAGAGGAGT CTTGTCATTCCCAGTCCAATGGTCAACGTTTAAGAGAAGGATCTCGAAGGAAAGGTTCTTCCTCCTCGTTGAAAACGTCAGAGGGGCCGAGGGTAACCTTTAACCCCCGCGTAGAGAAACACAGCGGGACTAGCTCTGGACGGGAGGAgcgagagaaactccccaaacacctGCGAGTCACAGCCAAGGGCCACTTCACCCCTCACCCTG ATAAAGTTGACCAGCAGAAGTCTTCCTTAGTGAAGATCCGCCCCCCCAGTCCAGGAAGTCCCTGTCCCAGTAGGTCTGATGCCACCAACCCCATCCTGCACCCTCCCAGACTGTCCTACCATAACAcccagcagacagcagggggctcCACCTCACCACAGAAACATGCCAAGCAACAGAAG GGAAGCTATAGGAAACCAATGGAGATGCTGCTGAGCCTAGTGGACAAGCACTGGACAGGGGAGAGGCCTCTGCACCATGACAACAACTTCCTCT CTCAGGCAGTCCAGATCCTGTCCATGATGGAACGAGACGTCTCCGGTGGAGAAGCCGAGGTCAGGACGTTGAGAGGGAACGTTGAAGAGCTGAAGGAGCAGGCAGAGATACGAGACCAAGACCACAGGACAGAGATACATAGACTAACTACACAGCTGGAGGAAGCACACATGTCTGTT GACAGTTTGAATGAGCAGCTGAGGATACTATTGGAGGATAACGTCTCTCTACAGAAGCAGATGATCAGATTAGAAAAACAATATCTCAACTCTATGATGAAAAGTTCACCCAACATTGAGATATGTG AGAAACAGGCAGAGGTGGATGAGCTGAGGAAGAAGGTATCAGAGCTGAGGGAGCAggttgaggagggggagagagtcaaGGAGCTGGCAGGTATGCTGCAGGAGAACCATAG GTCACTGGTTGCAACTAATGAGCATTTGCTGAGTGAATTGGAGGGGACTGGGAGACGGCTctga
- the cep72 gene encoding centrosomal protein of 72 kDa isoform X2: MAALLTTVTEQWIREKLHLNHHCLDVRSLSIPGSYKEKIRHLGISLKNFVRLKTLNLSCNALISVEGVQHLKRLERLNLYYNSIPSLQEVKVLWQLTALRELDLRLNPLAKTDPHYRLYFVHALSNLRRLDDCPVRDSERRASIMHFSSDYVLRPQQTSSSETDITDQRSSKLRMASVNRLAKKLSVLDDNADIVLNLVAKSNWDQSEPLFLTGSSHKEPESQLYHQIREESCHSQSNGQRLREGSRRKGSSSSLKTSEGPRVTFNPRVEKHSGTSSGREEREKLPKHLRVTAKGHFTPHPDKVDQQKSSLVKIRPPSPGSPCPSRSDATNPILHPPRLSYHNTQQTAGGSTSPQKHAKQQKGSYRKPMEMLLSLVDKHWTGERPLHHDNNFLSQAVQILSMMERDVSGGEAEVRTLRGNVEELKEQAEIRDQDHRTEIHRLTTQLEEAHMSVDSLNEQLRILLEDNVSLQKQMIRLEKQYLNSMMKSSPNIEICEKQAEVDELRKKVSELREQVEEGERVKELAGMLQENHRSLVATNEHLLSELEGTGRRL; this comes from the exons ATGGCGGCGCTGTTGACAACAGTAACAGAGCAGTGGATACGAGAGAAGCTACATCTAAATCACCATTGCCTTG ATGTGAGATCACTGAGCATCCCAGGATCATACAAGGAGAAAATCAGACATCTGGGAATCTCACTAAAGAACTTTGTCCGTTTGAAAACCCTCAACCTCTCCTGTAATGCACTAATCTCTGTCGAG GGGGTCCAACACTTGAAGAGGCTGGAGAGGCTGAACTTGTACTACAACAGCATTCCCTCCCTTCAGGAGGTCAAAGTGCTCTGGCAGCTGACTGctctgagagagctggacctgaggcTCAACCCTCTGGCTAAAACAGATCCACACTACCGCCTGTACTTTGTGCACGCACTGTCCAACCTTCGCAGACTTG ATGACTGTCCAGTCAGGGACAGTGAGAGAAGAGCTTCAATCATGCATTTCTCCTCAGACTATGTGCTCAGACCCCAACAGACGAGCTCCTCGGAGACAGACATCACTGACCAGag GAGCAGTAAGCTGAGGATGGCCTCAGTAAATCGCCTGGCCAAGAAGCTCTCTGTCCTGGATGACAACGCTGACATAGTGTTGAACCTTGTCGCTAAGAGCAACTGGGACCAAAGTGAACCTCTGTTCCTGACTGGCTCTTCCCACAAGGAGCCAGAGTCCCAGCTCTATCATCAGATCAGAGAGGAGT CTTGTCATTCCCAGTCCAATGGTCAACGTTTAAGAGAAGGATCTCGAAGGAAAGGTTCTTCCTCCTCGTTGAAAACGTCAGAGGGGCCGAGGGTAACCTTTAACCCCCGCGTAGAGAAACACAGCGGGACTAGCTCTGGACGGGAGGAgcgagagaaactccccaaacacctGCGAGTCACAGCCAAGGGCCACTTCACCCCTCACCCTG ATAAAGTTGACCAGCAGAAGTCTTCCTTAGTGAAGATCCGCCCCCCCAGTCCAGGAAGTCCCTGTCCCAGTAGGTCTGATGCCACCAACCCCATCCTGCACCCTCCCAGACTGTCCTACCATAACAcccagcagacagcagggggctcCACCTCACCACAGAAACATGCCAAGCAACAGAAG GGAAGCTATAGGAAACCAATGGAGATGCTGCTGAGCCTAGTGGACAAGCACTGGACAGGGGAGAGGCCTCTGCACCATGACAACAACTTCCTCT CTCAGGCAGTCCAGATCCTGTCCATGATGGAACGAGACGTCTCCGGTGGAGAAGCCGAGGTCAGGACGTTGAGAGGGAACGTTGAAGAGCTGAAGGAGCAGGCAGAGATACGAGACCAAGACCACAGGACAGAGATACATAGACTAACTACACAGCTGGAGGAAGCACACATGTCTGTT GACAGTTTGAATGAGCAGCTGAGGATACTATTGGAGGATAACGTCTCTCTACAGAAGCAGATGATCAGATTAGAAAAACAATATCTCAACTCTATGATGAAAAGTTCACCCAACATTGAGATATGTG AGAAACAGGCAGAGGTGGATGAGCTGAGGAAGAAGGTATCAGAGCTGAGGGAGCAggttgaggagggggagagagtcaaGGAGCTGGCAGGTATGCTGCAGGAGAACCATAG GTCACTGGTTGCAACTAATGAGCATTTGCTGAGTGAATTGGAGGGGACTGGGAGACGGCTctga
- the LOC112240779 gene encoding uncharacterized protein LOC112240779 has product MAGCLTELITACSNVTLSVSALYTAYQLFKDHRAPAVGFFLLGLSSGLCTLPLSFSPYLTSVQGDLEWAGEVLAPPLVSFGFLWLSEDRTTANILLIGSALLPVLCDWLSADELMLMSRCLALSAVSCSLTVCLFAGNAVGALGSVALSLPQMVAPRVGVKTLAPLVSPGATVGLLKWLLKGSMAVGCWASEKALSKYLLELKDLDSPF; this is encoded by the exons ATGGCAGGCTGTCTGACAGAGTTGATCACAGCATGTTCCAATGTCACACTGTCCGTCTCTGCCCTGTACACAGCATATCAGCTCTTCAAG GACCACAGAGCTCCAGCGGTGGGTTTCTTTCTGCTCGGTCTCTCCTCAGGCCTCtgcaccctgcctctctccttcagCCCATACCTGACCTCTGTACAGGGGGACCTGGAGTGGGCCGGCGAGGTCCTGGCTCCACCGCTAGTCTCCTTCGGCTTCCTGTGGCTCAGCGAAGACCGCACCACAGCCAACATCCTCCTTATTGGCTCAGCTCTCCTCCCGGTGCTCTGCGATTGGCTGTCAGCGGACGAGTTGATGCTGATGTCACGCTGTCTGGCGCTCTCTGCCGTCTCCTGCTCGctcactgtgtgtctgtttgcagGAAACGCTGTCGGGGCCCTGGGCAGTGTGGCCCTCAGCCTGCCCCAAATGGTGGCCCCCAGGGTGGGGGTCAAGACTCTGGCTCCCCTTGTCTCTCCAGGGGCCACTGTGGGACTGCTTAAGTGGCTCCTGAAGGGCTCCATGGCTGTAGGGTGCTGGGCCTCTGAGAAGGCACTTAGCAAGTACCTGTTGGAACTGAAGGACCTGGACTCCCCATTTTAA